A single Paraburkholderia sp. D15 DNA region contains:
- the hpaD gene encoding 3,4-dihydroxyphenylacetate 2,3-dioxygenase: MGKLALAAKVTHVPSLYLSELDGPHKGCRQPAIDGHHEIGRRCRELGVDTIVVFDVHWLVNSEYHINCAPAFEGVYTSNELPHFIKNMPYAYPGNVGLGQSIAEVANEMGVKSRAHSETTLELEYGTLVPMRYMNGDRHFKTVSVAGWCMWHDLATSARFGLAVRKAIEERYDGTVAILASGSLSHHFADNGTAEQYMHKVWNPFLEQMDRKVVDLWEAGDWATFCEMLPLYNEKCWGEGGMHDTAMLLGALGWDRYDGKVEVVTPYFGSSGTGQINAIFPVTPLPA; encoded by the coding sequence GTGGGCAAACTCGCGTTGGCTGCAAAAGTGACACACGTTCCGTCGTTGTATCTGTCCGAACTCGACGGTCCGCATAAAGGTTGCCGTCAGCCGGCAATCGACGGCCATCATGAAATCGGCCGGCGTTGTCGCGAACTGGGCGTGGATACGATCGTCGTGTTCGACGTGCATTGGCTCGTGAACAGCGAATACCACATCAATTGCGCGCCGGCTTTCGAAGGCGTGTACACCAGCAACGAACTGCCGCACTTCATCAAGAACATGCCGTACGCGTACCCCGGCAATGTCGGGCTCGGCCAGTCGATCGCCGAAGTCGCGAACGAAATGGGCGTGAAAAGCCGCGCGCACAGCGAGACCACGCTCGAACTCGAATACGGCACGCTGGTGCCGATGCGTTACATGAATGGCGACCGGCACTTCAAGACCGTCTCGGTGGCGGGCTGGTGCATGTGGCACGACCTCGCGACCAGCGCACGCTTCGGCCTCGCGGTACGCAAGGCGATCGAGGAACGCTACGACGGTACCGTCGCAATCCTGGCGAGCGGCTCGCTCAGCCATCACTTCGCCGACAACGGCACCGCCGAGCAATACATGCACAAGGTCTGGAATCCGTTTCTCGAACAGATGGACCGCAAGGTGGTCGATCTGTGGGAAGCCGGCGACTGGGCGACCTTCTGCGAGATGCTGCCGCTGTACAACGAGAAATGCTGGGGCGAAGGCGGCATGCACGACACCGCGATGCTGCTCGGCGCGCTCGGCTGGGATCGTTACGACGGCAAGGTCGAAGTCGTCACGCCGTACTTCGGCAGTTCGGGCACCGGCCAGATCAACGCGATCTTCCCGGTCACGCCGCTGCCCGCCTGA
- a CDS encoding 5-carboxymethyl-2-hydroxymuconate Delta-isomerase, which produces MPHLTLEYSANLADADSLGQLCGALAQCLDAQRDGEQRVYPLGGIRVRALRCEQYCIADGRPDAAFLHANLKIGAGRSDAVKKATGDALFALIKRHFADAFEQHGLALSLEIGEFSEAGTWKHNNLHARLKG; this is translated from the coding sequence GTGCCCCATCTGACACTCGAATACAGCGCCAATCTCGCCGACGCGGACAGCCTCGGTCAACTGTGCGGCGCGCTCGCGCAATGCCTCGACGCGCAGCGCGATGGCGAGCAGCGCGTCTATCCGCTCGGCGGTATCCGCGTGCGCGCGTTGCGCTGCGAGCAGTACTGCATCGCCGACGGCCGTCCCGACGCGGCGTTCCTGCACGCGAACCTGAAGATCGGCGCGGGCCGTTCGGACGCCGTCAAGAAGGCCACCGGCGACGCGCTGTTCGCGCTGATCAAACGGCATTTCGCCGACGCGTTCGAGCAGCACGGGCTCGCGTTGTCGCTGGAGATCGGCGAGTTCAGCGAGGCCGGCACGTGGAAGCACAACAACCTGCACGCACGGCTGAAGGGTTGA